The proteins below come from a single Xenopus tropicalis strain Nigerian chromosome 9, UCB_Xtro_10.0, whole genome shotgun sequence genomic window:
- the smurf1 gene encoding E3 ubiquitin-protein ligase SMURF1 isoform X1, whose translation MSNAVTRRGGSSIRVRLTVLCAKNLAKRDFFRLPDPFAKIVVDGSGQCHSTDTVKNTLDPKWNQHYDLYVGKMDSITISIWNHKKIHKKQGAGFLGCVRLLSNAISRLKDTGYQRLDLCKLNPADSDAVRGQIVVSLQTRDRIGTVGSVVDCRGLLDNDGALYEDAGPGRPLSCFMDEPAPYTDGPGAAGGGPCRLVESPGQEQRLQAQRLRGPEVREHVQTPLNRSHGYQSQDLPEGYEQRTTVQGQVYFLHTQTGVSTWHDPRIPRDLNSVNCDDLGPLPTGWEVRTTVSGRIYFVDHNNRTTQFTDPRLHHIINHQSQLKEPNNAIPVQSDGSLEEGDEFPTQRYERDLVQKLKVLRHELSLLQPQAGHCRVEVSREEIFEESYRQIMKMRPKDLKKRLMVKFRGEEGLDYGGVAREWLYLLCHEMLNPYYGLFQYSTDNIYTLQINPDSSINPDHLSYFHFVGRIMGLAVFHGHYINGGFTVPFYKQLLGKPIQLSDLESVDPELHKSLVWILENDITSVLDHTFCVEHNAFGRLLQHELKPNGKNLQVTEENKKEYVRLYVNWRFMRGIEAQFLALQKGFNELIPQHLLKPFEQKELELIIGGLDKIDISDWKANTRLKHCLANSNIVQWFWQAVESFDEERRARLLQFVTGSTRVPLQGFKALQGSTGAAGPRLFTIHLIDANTDNLPKAHTCFNRIDIPPYESYEKLYEKLLTAVEETSGFAVE comes from the exons ATGTCGAACGCTGTGACTCGGAGAGGTGGATCGAGTATCAGAGTTCGTCTGACAG TTTTATGTGCGAAGAACCTAGCAAAGAGGGATTTTTTCA GATTACCTGACCCATTTGCTAAAATAGTTGTGGATGGATCTGGTCAGTGCCACTCAACTGACACTGTAAAGAACACATTAGACCCAAAGTGGAATCAGCATTATGACCT ATATGTTGGTAAAATGGATTCAATTACAATCAGTATCTGGAATCATAAGAAAATTCACAAGAAACAGGGAGCTGGCTTCCTGGGGTGTGTGAGATTATTATCCAATGCCATTAGCAGATTGAAAGACACAGGCT ACCAGCGCTTGGATCTATGCAAATTAAATCCCGCAGATAGTGATGCTGTACGGGGCCAAATTGTAG tcagttTGCAGACACGAGACAGGATCGGTACAGTTGGCTCTGTTGTTGATTGCAGAGGACTGCTAGACAATGATGG AGCACTTTATGAAGATGCTGGGCCTGGCAGGCCCCTTAGTTGTTTCATGGATGAGCCAGCCCCTTATACTGATGGACCAGGTGCAGCTGGAGGAGGGCCCTGTAGGCTAGTAGAATCGCCAGGTCAAGAACAGAGACTCCAAGCACAGAGACTTCGTGGACCAGAAGTTAGAGAGCATGTCCAGACACCTTTAAATCGATCCCATGGGTACCAGTCACAGGACTTGCCTGAAGGTTATG AACAAAGAACTACGGTTCAAGGGCAGGTGTATTTCTTGCACACACAAACTGGTGTCAGCACATGGCATGATCCCCGAATACCAAG AGACCTTAACAGTGTGAATTGTGATGACCTTGGCCCTTTGCCCACTGGATGGGAAGTCAGAACCACTGTGTCTGGAAGAATATACTTTGTAGACCACAATAATCGAACAACGCAGTTCACAGACCCAAGACTACATCACATCATAAA TCATCAGTCCCAGCTAAAAGAGCCAAATAATGCTATACCAGTGCAGAGTGATGGATCTTTAGAAGAGGGGGATGAATTTCCTACTCAAAGATATGAGAGAGACTTGGTACAGAAACTTAAAGTCCTGAGACATGAGTTATCATTGCTGCAGCCTCAGGCAGGGCACTGCCGTGTTGAAGTGTCAAGGGAAGAAATTTTTGAG GAGTCCTATAGGCAGATAATGAAGATGAGACCGAAAGACCTTAAGAAAAGATTGATGGTGAAATTTCGTGGGGAAGAAGGACTTGACTATGGTGGAGTGGCCAG GGAGTGGCTGTATTTACTATGCCATGAAATGCTGAATCCATATTATGGACTTTTCCAATATTCTACAGACAATATTTATACTCTGCAAATTAATCCTGATTCATCTATTAATCCA GATCATTTATCTTATTTCCATTTTGTTGGTCGAATCATGGGATTGGCTGTGTTTCATGGACACTACATTAATGGGGGGTTTACAGTTCCTTTCTACAAACAACTTTTGGGAAAGCCCATTCAGCTGTCTGACTTGGAATCTGTGGATCCAGAGCTGCATAAAAGCTTGGTTTGGATTTT AGAGAATGACATTACTTCAGTATTAGACCACACGTTCTGTGTTGAGCACAATGCATTTGGCCGACTCCTCCAGCATGAATTGAAACCAAATGGCAAGAACTTACAAGTAACAGAAGAAAATAAGAAAGAGTATGTGAG GTTGTATGTTAATTGGAGGTTCATGAGAGGGATAGAGGCTCAGTTCTTGGCTCTGCAGAAAGGTTTTAATGAGCTAATACCACAACATTTGTTGAAGCCATTTGAGCAAAAAGAACTAGAG cTTATTATTGGAGGCTTGGATAAAATTGACATCAGTGACTGGAAGGCAAACACTAGACTAAAACACTGCTTAGCTAATAGCAATATTGTTCAGTGGTTCTGGCAAGCAGTGGAGTCGTTTGATGAGGAAAGAAGGGCCAGACTTCTGCAGTTTGTCACGGGCTCTACGCGTGTTCCACTTCAGGGCTTTAAAGCTCTTCAAG GTTCTACAGGTGCTGCTGGACCCAGACTTTTTACTATTCATCTGATTGATGCCAACACAGATAACCTTCCAAAGGCTCACACGTG
- the smurf1 gene encoding E3 ubiquitin-protein ligase SMURF1 isoform X2: MSNAVTRRGGSSIRVRLTVLCAKNLAKRDFFRLPDPFAKIVVDGSGQCHSTDTVKNTLDPKWNQHYDLYVGKMDSITISIWNHKKIHKKQGAGFLGCVRLLSNAISRLKDTGYQRLDLCKLNPADSDAVRGQIVVSLQTRDRIGTVGSVVDCRGLLDNDGALYEDAGPGRPLSCFMDEPAPYTDGPGAAGGGPCRLVESPGQEQRLQAQRLRGPEVREHVQTPLNRSHGYQSQDLPEGYEQRTTVQGQVYFLHTQTGVSTWHDPRIPRDLNSVNCDDLGPLPTGWEVRTTVSGRIYFVDHNNRTTQFTDPRLHHIINHQSQLKEPNNAIPVQSDGSLEEGDEFPTQRYERDLVQKLKVLRHELSLLQPQAGHCRVEVSREEIFEESYRQIMKMRPKDLKKRLMVKFRGEEGLDYGGVAREWLYLLCHEMLNPYYGLFQYSTDNIYTLQINPDSSINPDHLSYFHFVGRIMGLAVFHGHYINGGFTVPFYKQLLGKPIQLSDLESVDPELHKSLVWILENDITSVLDHTFCVEHNAFGRLLQHELKPNGKNLQVTEENKKEYVRLYVNWRFMRGIEAQFLALQKGFNELIPQHLLKPFEQKELELIIGGLDKIDISDWKANTRLKHCLANSNIVQWFWQAVESFDEERRARLLQFVTGSTRVPLQGFKALQGAAGPRLFTIHLIDANTDNLPKAHTCFNRIDIPPYESYEKLYEKLLTAVEETSGFAVE; this comes from the exons ATGTCGAACGCTGTGACTCGGAGAGGTGGATCGAGTATCAGAGTTCGTCTGACAG TTTTATGTGCGAAGAACCTAGCAAAGAGGGATTTTTTCA GATTACCTGACCCATTTGCTAAAATAGTTGTGGATGGATCTGGTCAGTGCCACTCAACTGACACTGTAAAGAACACATTAGACCCAAAGTGGAATCAGCATTATGACCT ATATGTTGGTAAAATGGATTCAATTACAATCAGTATCTGGAATCATAAGAAAATTCACAAGAAACAGGGAGCTGGCTTCCTGGGGTGTGTGAGATTATTATCCAATGCCATTAGCAGATTGAAAGACACAGGCT ACCAGCGCTTGGATCTATGCAAATTAAATCCCGCAGATAGTGATGCTGTACGGGGCCAAATTGTAG tcagttTGCAGACACGAGACAGGATCGGTACAGTTGGCTCTGTTGTTGATTGCAGAGGACTGCTAGACAATGATGG AGCACTTTATGAAGATGCTGGGCCTGGCAGGCCCCTTAGTTGTTTCATGGATGAGCCAGCCCCTTATACTGATGGACCAGGTGCAGCTGGAGGAGGGCCCTGTAGGCTAGTAGAATCGCCAGGTCAAGAACAGAGACTCCAAGCACAGAGACTTCGTGGACCAGAAGTTAGAGAGCATGTCCAGACACCTTTAAATCGATCCCATGGGTACCAGTCACAGGACTTGCCTGAAGGTTATG AACAAAGAACTACGGTTCAAGGGCAGGTGTATTTCTTGCACACACAAACTGGTGTCAGCACATGGCATGATCCCCGAATACCAAG AGACCTTAACAGTGTGAATTGTGATGACCTTGGCCCTTTGCCCACTGGATGGGAAGTCAGAACCACTGTGTCTGGAAGAATATACTTTGTAGACCACAATAATCGAACAACGCAGTTCACAGACCCAAGACTACATCACATCATAAA TCATCAGTCCCAGCTAAAAGAGCCAAATAATGCTATACCAGTGCAGAGTGATGGATCTTTAGAAGAGGGGGATGAATTTCCTACTCAAAGATATGAGAGAGACTTGGTACAGAAACTTAAAGTCCTGAGACATGAGTTATCATTGCTGCAGCCTCAGGCAGGGCACTGCCGTGTTGAAGTGTCAAGGGAAGAAATTTTTGAG GAGTCCTATAGGCAGATAATGAAGATGAGACCGAAAGACCTTAAGAAAAGATTGATGGTGAAATTTCGTGGGGAAGAAGGACTTGACTATGGTGGAGTGGCCAG GGAGTGGCTGTATTTACTATGCCATGAAATGCTGAATCCATATTATGGACTTTTCCAATATTCTACAGACAATATTTATACTCTGCAAATTAATCCTGATTCATCTATTAATCCA GATCATTTATCTTATTTCCATTTTGTTGGTCGAATCATGGGATTGGCTGTGTTTCATGGACACTACATTAATGGGGGGTTTACAGTTCCTTTCTACAAACAACTTTTGGGAAAGCCCATTCAGCTGTCTGACTTGGAATCTGTGGATCCAGAGCTGCATAAAAGCTTGGTTTGGATTTT AGAGAATGACATTACTTCAGTATTAGACCACACGTTCTGTGTTGAGCACAATGCATTTGGCCGACTCCTCCAGCATGAATTGAAACCAAATGGCAAGAACTTACAAGTAACAGAAGAAAATAAGAAAGAGTATGTGAG GTTGTATGTTAATTGGAGGTTCATGAGAGGGATAGAGGCTCAGTTCTTGGCTCTGCAGAAAGGTTTTAATGAGCTAATACCACAACATTTGTTGAAGCCATTTGAGCAAAAAGAACTAGAG cTTATTATTGGAGGCTTGGATAAAATTGACATCAGTGACTGGAAGGCAAACACTAGACTAAAACACTGCTTAGCTAATAGCAATATTGTTCAGTGGTTCTGGCAAGCAGTGGAGTCGTTTGATGAGGAAAGAAGGGCCAGACTTCTGCAGTTTGTCACGGGCTCTACGCGTGTTCCACTTCAGGGCTTTAAAGCTCTTCAAG GTGCTGCTGGACCCAGACTTTTTACTATTCATCTGATTGATGCCAACACAGATAACCTTCCAAAGGCTCACACGTG
- the smurf1 gene encoding E3 ubiquitin-protein ligase SMURF1 isoform X3, with translation MTVLCAKNLAKRDFFRLPDPFAKIVVDGSGQCHSTDTVKNTLDPKWNQHYDLYVGKMDSITISIWNHKKIHKKQGAGFLGCVRLLSNAISRLKDTGYQRLDLCKLNPADSDAVRGQIVVSLQTRDRIGTVGSVVDCRGLLDNDGALYEDAGPGRPLSCFMDEPAPYTDGPGAAGGGPCRLVESPGQEQRLQAQRLRGPEVREHVQTPLNRSHGYQSQDLPEGYEQRTTVQGQVYFLHTQTGVSTWHDPRIPRDLNSVNCDDLGPLPTGWEVRTTVSGRIYFVDHNNRTTQFTDPRLHHIINHQSQLKEPNNAIPVQSDGSLEEGDEFPTQRYERDLVQKLKVLRHELSLLQPQAGHCRVEVSREEIFEESYRQIMKMRPKDLKKRLMVKFRGEEGLDYGGVAREWLYLLCHEMLNPYYGLFQYSTDNIYTLQINPDSSINPDHLSYFHFVGRIMGLAVFHGHYINGGFTVPFYKQLLGKPIQLSDLESVDPELHKSLVWILENDITSVLDHTFCVEHNAFGRLLQHELKPNGKNLQVTEENKKEYVRLYVNWRFMRGIEAQFLALQKGFNELIPQHLLKPFEQKELELIIGGLDKIDISDWKANTRLKHCLANSNIVQWFWQAVESFDEERRARLLQFVTGSTRVPLQGFKALQGSTGAAGPRLFTIHLIDANTDNLPKAHTCFNRIDIPPYESYEKLYEKLLTAVEETSGFAVE, from the exons ATGACAG TTTTATGTGCGAAGAACCTAGCAAAGAGGGATTTTTTCA GATTACCTGACCCATTTGCTAAAATAGTTGTGGATGGATCTGGTCAGTGCCACTCAACTGACACTGTAAAGAACACATTAGACCCAAAGTGGAATCAGCATTATGACCT ATATGTTGGTAAAATGGATTCAATTACAATCAGTATCTGGAATCATAAGAAAATTCACAAGAAACAGGGAGCTGGCTTCCTGGGGTGTGTGAGATTATTATCCAATGCCATTAGCAGATTGAAAGACACAGGCT ACCAGCGCTTGGATCTATGCAAATTAAATCCCGCAGATAGTGATGCTGTACGGGGCCAAATTGTAG tcagttTGCAGACACGAGACAGGATCGGTACAGTTGGCTCTGTTGTTGATTGCAGAGGACTGCTAGACAATGATGG AGCACTTTATGAAGATGCTGGGCCTGGCAGGCCCCTTAGTTGTTTCATGGATGAGCCAGCCCCTTATACTGATGGACCAGGTGCAGCTGGAGGAGGGCCCTGTAGGCTAGTAGAATCGCCAGGTCAAGAACAGAGACTCCAAGCACAGAGACTTCGTGGACCAGAAGTTAGAGAGCATGTCCAGACACCTTTAAATCGATCCCATGGGTACCAGTCACAGGACTTGCCTGAAGGTTATG AACAAAGAACTACGGTTCAAGGGCAGGTGTATTTCTTGCACACACAAACTGGTGTCAGCACATGGCATGATCCCCGAATACCAAG AGACCTTAACAGTGTGAATTGTGATGACCTTGGCCCTTTGCCCACTGGATGGGAAGTCAGAACCACTGTGTCTGGAAGAATATACTTTGTAGACCACAATAATCGAACAACGCAGTTCACAGACCCAAGACTACATCACATCATAAA TCATCAGTCCCAGCTAAAAGAGCCAAATAATGCTATACCAGTGCAGAGTGATGGATCTTTAGAAGAGGGGGATGAATTTCCTACTCAAAGATATGAGAGAGACTTGGTACAGAAACTTAAAGTCCTGAGACATGAGTTATCATTGCTGCAGCCTCAGGCAGGGCACTGCCGTGTTGAAGTGTCAAGGGAAGAAATTTTTGAG GAGTCCTATAGGCAGATAATGAAGATGAGACCGAAAGACCTTAAGAAAAGATTGATGGTGAAATTTCGTGGGGAAGAAGGACTTGACTATGGTGGAGTGGCCAG GGAGTGGCTGTATTTACTATGCCATGAAATGCTGAATCCATATTATGGACTTTTCCAATATTCTACAGACAATATTTATACTCTGCAAATTAATCCTGATTCATCTATTAATCCA GATCATTTATCTTATTTCCATTTTGTTGGTCGAATCATGGGATTGGCTGTGTTTCATGGACACTACATTAATGGGGGGTTTACAGTTCCTTTCTACAAACAACTTTTGGGAAAGCCCATTCAGCTGTCTGACTTGGAATCTGTGGATCCAGAGCTGCATAAAAGCTTGGTTTGGATTTT AGAGAATGACATTACTTCAGTATTAGACCACACGTTCTGTGTTGAGCACAATGCATTTGGCCGACTCCTCCAGCATGAATTGAAACCAAATGGCAAGAACTTACAAGTAACAGAAGAAAATAAGAAAGAGTATGTGAG GTTGTATGTTAATTGGAGGTTCATGAGAGGGATAGAGGCTCAGTTCTTGGCTCTGCAGAAAGGTTTTAATGAGCTAATACCACAACATTTGTTGAAGCCATTTGAGCAAAAAGAACTAGAG cTTATTATTGGAGGCTTGGATAAAATTGACATCAGTGACTGGAAGGCAAACACTAGACTAAAACACTGCTTAGCTAATAGCAATATTGTTCAGTGGTTCTGGCAAGCAGTGGAGTCGTTTGATGAGGAAAGAAGGGCCAGACTTCTGCAGTTTGTCACGGGCTCTACGCGTGTTCCACTTCAGGGCTTTAAAGCTCTTCAAG GTTCTACAGGTGCTGCTGGACCCAGACTTTTTACTATTCATCTGATTGATGCCAACACAGATAACCTTCCAAAGGCTCACACGTG